TAAAGTGCTTAGATTTTACTTTTAGGTCTAGTTTTTCTTGGTCTACGAAGTTAGCTATATACAAAGATTAGGTGACCAAGAGTTGACAAATCAAACCACATAAAAACCTTATAAtagcaaaataaatataaaatttgattaaaccCAAGACTATATCAATGAAATATAATGATATAAGTCCTAAGTCCACAAATAATATACAATATGACGTGTATGTGCACGtagacataaaatatataaagtaaagtaataataaaacgGAAACTAATTGAATTAGTGTGTCAACTCGTCCCACGTGTCAAATACAGGGACAGggaaataaaagaaggaaTAAGTCGTTGATTTAAAGTGTTCATtattaaataagtttaatattattattttttttctaaaataaaaataaccaaCAACCCATGAAGAGTTTATTTATATCACACAACTATATGCCCACGTGCgccaataatatatataagtttggattttgattcttatgaatttctatgattttaaatattttaatttaaagcaTATAAATTGTGTTTGTTGTTATAGAATGatacattttttcatttattacatttaaatttatattataacttaataattatataattataagtgTGAACCAAGGGTATAATTGACAAATTCATAATGAAAATAGAGACTTTAAAGATATTGACCTAATATTTTGGTTGttggaaaattttataataaaaaaagaaataaaaaagcgAATTCATTGCCGTGTTTGACTTGGAATAAACCTTAACCTAAACCtcaataataatgataattattaaaGATAAACCCAAATAAATAGCTACTTTCACTTtcacttattaaataattttttctttttaattacataataattctttttaatttaatttccgtcttctttcttctctcttctaaCGAACTTTCTCTTCACTTTCTGACTGCAAATTCTCCTTATTTGTTGTGTGTTTTCCCCCGAAAAATTTCGTGTAAGATGAACCACAACTTTCTTCTATGAACACGATCAGCGATTCCCTGGCGTCGATCAATGAGAGCGATGAGGCGGCGTGCGGATGCTGATGCTGCTGATCTGAGGCCTATGAATAACACTTTTCAGACCATTACTGCGGCGGCCGATGCGATCGCGACCGTTGATCATCGTTTTCCTCGGGCTACTGCCGTCCAGGTATTCGTCATATCACTTCACCTTTTAATCAATCATTTGGAATTTTAGGTGTTAGTGTTAGTTACCTATGGATTGAGATACTGGCCTTGTTTTTGGAAATTATTGTTCGTTCTTGATTCCGTTAGGTATTAGGATGTAGTTGATTTTCGAGGGATGATATATAGCATATAGCGGAATGGAATCTGTGTTGTTTGTTGTGGATTGCGGAATTCTATATAATGCTTTTAATTTCCCCCTTTTTCTGCTACTTCTGTTTGTTTGCTTTGAAACTGTGAATCGTCACATGGATTCAAGCGTAAAAGGGAATCACGAGTTTcgttttccctctttttctccttttggaTTTCTTCTCGCATAtgattattagatttttaagGTTTGGAAAGTACCAAGATTAGTGTATTGGATTGGACGACTGTGTCCGGAAGCAATGCGCTGTTCCCAACCAATTTTGTTTGTCTTTTTGTAATATAACACTGCCCTTTTTCTTATCAGAAAGGCATCTctccattcttctttttatcaaAAAGAGATACAGAGAggtctttttttaaaaatgttctTCTATATAGAGGAATAGTAATGCTTTTTATATAAAGATTCCAACAAATAGGACTCTCATTTGCCCAAAATCTTTGCACTGTTCTGTACTGATGTCATTATCACTTTCCTCcttttctgtttgtttgattACCCCCAGAAAAGAAGATGGGGTAGCTGTTGGAGTATTTATTGGTGCTTTGGATCTCTCAAACAGAGGAAACGAATTGGGCATGCTGTCCTTGTCCCAGAACCAAGTCCTTCGCCTGAGGCTCATCAAAATTCATTGCAATCCCCAGACATTGTGCTTCCTTTTGCTGCACCTCCCTCTTCCCCTGTATCCTTTCTTCAATCAGAGCCACCTTCTGCTACACAATCACCTTCAAATATACTCTCCTTCACTTCTCTCACTGCTAACATGTATTCTCCTGATGGGCCTTCCTCAATTTTTGCCATTGGCCCATTTGCTCATGAGACTCAGCTTGTATCTCCACCTCTGAATTTTTCTACTCTTACCACTGAACCATCGACTCCTTCCTTCACTCCTCCTGAGTCTATCCACTTGACTACACCTTCTTCCCCTGAAGTTCCATTTGCTCAGTTTCTTCAACCTACCCTTCAGAAAGCTGAGTCTGATGACCAATATTCATGTCCTAATGATGACTTTCAATCTTATCAATTCTATCCTGGTAGCCCAGTTAGCAACCTCATATCGCCACGCTCTGCCATTTCTCTTTCTGGGGCATCTTCGCCTTTGCCAGATTTGGATTTTGCTTCCTCTGCTTctcaattttctaatttctcaTTGGATGTTCCACCTGCGCTGTTGAACCTTGACAGACAAGGGCAAAGTTCTGATTCTTGCACTCAAAATTCTGTAGGATTCAAATCGaatgatgatgattttgatttgaatcCTCGAACTTCAGACTCAATGAATGAATcccaaaatattcaaattctcattGATGGAAGCCAAATGGAGGAACCTGATGTTACTAACCATAGATTCTCATTTGAGTTATCTGATGAAGATTCTTTATTAAGAAACGTAGAAAGTAAGCCACTGGAGTCAAATGTTGCAGTTGCATCATCTCCAATGCATGAAACATTTGAAACGGCTAAAGAAACTTCTTCCGGTGGTGGTCATAGCTCAAATGGTATAGAAGAAAAGGCAGCAGACGGTGAAGAAGCAAATCAGCATCAAGAACATCATCATTCTACTACTCTTGGGTCTGtgaatgaatttaattttgataatggCAATGGAAGTAATGCACTTAAGCCTAATATCAACTCGGACTGGTGGGCTAATGCGAAAGATGTAGAGACAAAAGGCACGACCACGGGGGCCTGGTCATTCTTTCCAATGGCGCAGCAAAGATGAGCAAACTGGTGATTATCCTCTGGAATTTCCTCATGCCCATCATGTTTTGCAGTTGCAATTTAGTAGGTAATAGGTAAGACAAATTGCTAGAGGACTGGTGAGCTTTGAAGGTAAAAAAGAGGATAAATCATGAAAAGAGTAAAACCAGAAGCCATATTCTTTTCAACAATCTGACCTCCTAAACACAGGCAGGTCTGAATAGTATGATAATTAGAAATCTGTAGGCGACAATGGGCCCTATTAACATACAGTAGTGGCTCCTCACTTGAATTGTAACAGCTATTAGTATTCTGTAGAAATTGAAAGTGTGTAAATATggtaataaaaattgtttttatcttttgacaGCGTTTCTTTTGTCGGTCTtgaattaattagaattaaaacacgagaaaaaaagaaaaaaaggttgaGAATCCATTGGGTTGGGCTacccaaaacccaaaaattgCAGAACTGTCTAATCGACATGCATCATTGTATGAAATGGATGACCTGCAAACAGAATAAGAATTACAGCACCAGTACACAAACACGCTGCTCTGGTTCCCAAGGGCAACATGTTGCTGGagtttatttataagaaaatgaaaaaagaaaaaagttactatattcataattatctTCTAAAGCTTTTACATGAGCTGGTTGTGAATTACTTATCCAGAATAGGTgtttaaaatacttttgtaACACTTTTGGACTGAAATCTACAAAAACACTATTGTATTTGTTACACAGTATAACAAACTTGTGCTCAGTAATTGTTTCTATAGGCTCAAAGGGGCActtgaaactaaaaataatgataCATCTACTTCCACCATTTAACAGTTCATATATCAATAACATAAAGTCTGAGATGAGAAGCTAAGAGTAACAAAAGGCTTCTAttagattcaaattattttggaCTGGTTGGTTCCACGCTGAAATCCCACAGTTTCTTGGCCAACTACATATTCTTGGCATGATTGGTTGGGCTGGCAATATTATTATCAACAAAATACTCTCCACTTACCCCTTTTACTTGGGGGTTCAACGCCACATAAGTAAATAGTCCTCAACAAAATTGGGTGAAATCAAGAACTAAAATACCTACTGAACAAGTCGATATACACAGAGATTCCTTACACATGTTACCGGACGAGAAGCTACCATTGATGAGGCAATGGAAACGGTAACAACCTGCTTTTTGATGTTTCGAATCATAGATCATCACGTGGACacaatgaaaggaaaaaaggatggtaaaatttttcaattttgtaaaacaaagaaacgcgaggagaaaaatcaaacatgcCTTTAAACCGACATATTTCGTGGAGTCAACATCAAAAGTAGTTATAATACAGCTTGAGTTTCAAggtaaataatattaaaagcaaaataaaaggaaaagactCAATCTAGGGGTCCCTCCTACCTACAACCGCACAGCTCAATTTGATCACCAGGGAGATTATCTGCATGAATATAGGTGATAAGGAGTTCGTTGCCTATCCAATTCCATATTCATATGTCGACATGTCACACACCACATCAGGTGGTGAAGCCGTTCATTTATATGTCTTACCCTCAATCTTTAGTACCAAGCTCAACCGTTTGTCCATGGTACTATATTTATTGTCGTACATAACACTTTTGCCTCTATATTCCCATGCCAAGCATGAAGATTGACCCAAACCCATGAACCTGTGGTTAGGTTTAATCTCTTCTCTCATTACAAGGGCATAGATAACAACTTCTTGTGTCGTGCCTATCAAATGAGTTTAACCAGGACTGAGTTTAACCAGGACTGAGTttaacttttcattttcaaggcAATGCTGCCATCCACGGCATCCTACATCTTGTCGGGCATAATTCTCCTCTTATTGGGACACTTGAGTCCTCGAGCAGAATTCCCTCATTCAATACATTAAAACTTGTGTGCTCACGATTGTACCATCTCATAGTACCTCTCTTAGTCTTCTCCTGTATAATACCTCCCTCGAGTATTGTATAAGAATCTTCTAGCTTCGTATAACCCCTTTCAGGCGTTACAATCTGGTCTCCCACTACCATCTTGTTCTCCTCGAGACACATCAGGGAGCGTCTACTAGCTAGGCCCCAAACTCCCGTGCTAGCTAGTTATACCACAACGAGTGGCAAATCTGACCATCCATACCTACCCCCAACCTTGGGTACACTACTTTATGGTTGTTCTCTCACCATCTTGTACTCATCGTCCTCCTTGTCCTCTAGCACGACCTTCGCCATGGTACTTCAAGCAGGGTAATCTCTGCCTCTATGATAGACGTGATGGAGACCACTCGTTCTCCTCAAGACTTGGATCACCTCAAGCTATACCTTTATACTATATTTGCATAATCAAACCATTAATCTTGGTTCTTTCTAAGATTGTAACAATGTTCCAAGACCTACTACGATTCTCCTAGCTATTTTTAGGTTATAGGGACTTTTCACCTTTAGGCAATCCTAATCCCAAAGCTCACCTTAGAAATAGTCCTCTCTAGCCTAACATTTGTCTCACCTNNNNNNNNNNNNNNNNNNNNNNNNNNNNNNNNNNNNNNNNNNNNNNNNNNNNNNNNNNNNNNNNNNNNNNNNNNNNNNNNNNNNNNNNNNNNNNNNNNNNNNNNNNNNNNNNNNNNNNNNNNNNNNNNNNNNNNNNNNNNNNNNNNNNNNNNNNNNNNNNNNNNNNNNNNNNNNNNNNNNNNNNNNNNNNNNNNNNNNNNNNNNNNNNNNNNNNNNNNNNNNNNNNNNNNNNNNNNNNNNNNNNNNNNNNNNNNNNNNNNNNNNNNNNNNNNNNNNNNNNNNNNNNNNNNNNNNNNNNNNNNNNNNNNNNNNNNNNNNNNNNNNNNNNNNNNNNNNNNNNNNNNNNNNNNNNNNNNNNNNNNNNNNNNNNNNNNNNNNNNNNNNNNNNNNNNNNNNNNNNNNNNNNNNNNNNNNNNNNNNNNNNNNNNNNNNNNNNNNNNNNNNNNNNNNNNNNNNNNNNNNNNNNNNNNNNNNNNNNNNNNNNNNNNNNNNNNNNNNNNNNNNNNNNNNNNNNNNNNNNNNNNNNNNNNNNNNNNNNNNNNNNNNNNNNNNNNNNNNNNNNNNNNNNNNNNNNNNNNNNNNNNNNNNNNNNNNNNNNNNNNNNNNNNNNNNNNNNNNNNNNNNNNNNNNNNNNNNNNNNNNNNNNNNNNNNNNNNNNNNNNNNNNNNNNNNNNNNNNNNNNNNNNNNNNNNNNNNNNNNNNNNNNNNNNNNNNNNNNNNNNNNNNNNNNNNNNNNNNN
This genomic window from Cucurbita pepo subsp. pepo cultivar mu-cu-16 chromosome LG01, ASM280686v2, whole genome shotgun sequence contains:
- the LOC111791895 gene encoding uncharacterized protein At1g76660-like — translated: MRAMRRRADADAADLRPMNNTFQTITAAADAIATVDHRFPRATAVQKRRWGSCWSIYWCFGSLKQRKRIGHAVLVPEPSPSPEAHQNSLQSPDIVLPFAAPPSSPVSFLQSEPPSATQSPSNILSFTSLTANMYSPDGPSSIFAIGPFAHETQLVSPPLNFSTLTTEPSTPSFTPPESIHLTTPSSPEVPFAQFLQPTLQKAESDDQYSCPNDDFQSYQFYPGSPVSNLISPRSAISLSGASSPLPDLDFASSASQFSNFSLDVPPALLNLDRQGQSSDSCTQNSVGFKSNDDDFDLNPRTSDSMNESQNIQILIDGSQMEEPDVTNHRFSFELSDEDSLLRNVESKPLESNVAVASSPMHETFETAKETSSGGGHSSNGIEEKAADGEEANQHQEHHHSTTLGSVNEFNFDNGNGSNALKPNINSDWWANAKDVETKGTTTGAWSFFPMAQQR